A DNA window from Budorcas taxicolor isolate Tak-1 chromosome 14, Takin1.1, whole genome shotgun sequence contains the following coding sequences:
- the LOC128059118 gene encoding voltage-dependent anion-selective channel protein 2-like: MCIPPSYADLGKAARDIFNKGFGFGLVKLDVKTKSCSGVEFSTSGSSNTDTGKVTGTLETKYKWCEYGLTFTEKWNTDNTLGTEIAIEDQICQGLKLTFDTTFSPNTGKKSGKIKSSYKRECINLGCDVDFDFAGPAIHGSAVFGYEGWLAAYQMTFDSAKSKLTRNNFAVGYRTGDFQLHTNVNDGTEFGGSIYQKAKVNNSSLNGVGYTQTLSPGVKLTLSALVDGKSINAGGHKLGLALELEA, from the exons ATGTGTATTCCTCCATCATATGCTGACCTTGGCAAAGCTGCCAGagatattttcaacaaaggattTGGTTTTGGGTTGGTGAAACTGGATGTGAAAACAAAGTCGTGCAGCGGCGTGGAATTCTCAACATCTGGTTCATCTAATACAGACACTGGTAAAGTTACTGGGACCTTGGAGACCAAATATAAATGGTGTGAGTATGGTCTGACTTTCACAGAAAAGTGGAACACTGATAACACTCTGGGAACAGAAATCGCTATTGAAGACCAGATTTGCCAAGGTTTGAAACTGACATTTGATACCACCTTTTCACCaaacacaggaaagaaaagtGGTAAAATCAAGTCTTCTTACAAGAGGGAATGTATAAACCTTGGTTGTGATGTTGACTTTGATTTTGCTGGACCTGCAATCCATGGTTCGGCCGTCTTCGGTTATGAGGGCTGGCTTGCTGCGTACCAGATGACCTTTGACAGTGCCAAATCAAAGCTGACAAGGAATAACTTTGCAGTGGGCTACAGGACTGGGGACTTCCAGCTACACACTAATGTCAATGATGGTACAGAATTTGGAGGATCAATTTATCAGAAA GCAAAAGTCAACAACTCTAGTTTAAATGGAGTGGGCTATACTCAGACTCTGAGTCCTGGTGTGAAGCTTACACTGTCTGCCCTGGTAGATGGGAAGAGCATTAATGCTGGAGGCCACAAACTTGGGCTTGCCCTGGAATTGGAGGCTTAA